In Hymenobacter volaticus, the genomic window GGCGCGATTATTCCACCGCTCATGGGCTGGCTGGCTACGCACGGCGGCGGGCTACGCGTGGCCTTTGCGGTGCCCCTGCTATGCTACGCCTACTTGCTGTTCTACTCGCTGAGCGGGTACCGGGTGCGGTAGAGTACACGTATTCATCCTAACTGAAAGGCCGTCCCGCTTCTGTAAGCAGGACGGCCTGTTCAGTTGAAAGAGGTTCAAGAACTCCTTGGGCCAAGCTACTTTCTGGTCGGAATTTTTGCAGGCTCTGCTTCTACAGGAAGGTTAGATACAGACGTGGCAGAATCTGGCATACTCTCTGCCGAGGCTGAAACGGTGGTATTTCCGCTCAGAACTAGGGCGGCTTGCGCGTGATTGAGGGCGCCTTCGTTGTGGGAAAGGAAGATAGTGGCCACGCCGTTGCCTATGAAGTTGGTGATGGAACGCGCTTCCGACATGAATCGGTCAACGCCGAGTAGCAGCGCCAACCCTTCCACTGGAATCACCTTCACGGCTGTGAGGGTACTGGCTAGCACCACAAAGCCCGAGCCCGTAACGCCTGCAGCGCCTTTGCTGGTTACCATTAAAATTCCGATTATGGTAAGCATCTGGCCTACGGTAAGTTCCACCCCGAATACTTGGGCCAGAAAGATGGTAGCCAGGGACAAGTAAATGGTCGTGCCATCGAGGTTGAACGAGTAGCCCGCCGGCACCACTAGCCCCACCACGGGTTTGGCGCAGCCCATTCGCTCCAGCTTTTCCATCAGCCCCGGCAGCCCTGCCTCCGACGACGAGGTACCAAGCACAATCAGCAGTTCTTCTTTGATGTAATTCAGAAACGACAACATCCGGATGCCGCAGTAGCGCAGAATAGCGCCCAACACGATAAACACGAACAGCGCCATCGTGATGTACACGGTAGCCATCAGTTTGGCCAACGGAATCAGTGTGGCCACGCCGTATTTGCCAATAGTATAGGCCATGCCGCCAAAGGCCCCGATAGGCGCAAATACCATCACGAAATGCAGGCCCTTGAACACGTACTTCGAGGCAACATTGAGCTTGTCGATGATAACTTGCCGACCGCTGTAGCGGCTCAGGAGCATGCCCAGCACAATGGATACCAGCAACACTTGCAGGGTCAGGTTATCGGCTAGGAACTGTAGCCACGAGAAGCTGCCTGCCTGCTTGGTGTACTGCCCTACGGCTTGCCCATTGAGGTTGCTGGTGGTTACGCCAGCGCCCGGTTGGATGACGTGAGCCACGCCGACCCCAATAATCAGCGCCAACGTCGTAACGATTTCGAAGTACAGCAGCGCCTTCCCGCCCACGCGCCCGACCTTTTTCAGGTCGCCCATGCTGCTGATACCGAGCGTGATAGTAAGGAAGATGATCGGGTTGATGAACAGCTTGACGACGTTGATAAACGACTTGCCGAGCACGTCCATCTCGACGGCGGTAGCGGGGGCGAAATGCCCAAGCAGCGCTCCGGCTACGATGGCCGTCAGTACCCAGAAGGTAAGGTTGGTGATTAATTTCTTCATGGATACTACAGTACGTATGCGGAGTTAGAAAAGCACTAAAGCTAAATACCTTTCCAAACAAGCAGATAAAAAGCCAGATACGCCACTCCGACGCAACCAGTCAGGAACGTCGCTAACGGGTTTGTCTACGGGTTCTACGACCTCCATCCCACGGCGCCCTATCTTTGCGGTCTAGGTTTTTCTTTTCCGCATGGCTCCTACCCTCGAACACGATATTTCGCTTCGGCCCTACAACACGTTTAATCTGGACGTGAAGGCCCGGCTGTTTGCCCGCTTCACGTCCACCGAAGAACTGCGGGCTTTGCTGGCCCTGCCCGAAGTGCAGCAAGCAGAACGGCTAATTCTCGGCGGAGGCTCCAACTTGCTTTTCACCAAGGACTTCGACGGTGTGGTGCTGAAAAATGAAATTCGAGGGCTGGAAATTATCGGCCAGGACGAGGATACAGCGCTGGTACGGGCCGGGGCGGGCGAGTCGTGGCACGGGCTGGTGCAATACACGCTCGACCAGGAATTGAGCGGCATCGAGAACCTGTCGTTGATTCCGGGCACGGTGGGCGCGGCCCCCTTGCAGAACATTGGGGCGTATGGTGCCGAGTTGAAAGACACGTTTGAGGAACTAGAGGCGCTGGAAACGGCAACTGGCCAGTTGCGCACGTTTTCGGTGGAAGAATGTGGCTTTGGCTACCGGGAAAGCGTGTTCAAGGGGCCGCTCAAAAACCAGTACATCGTCACGAGTGTGGTGCTGCGCCTGCACCGGCGGGCCCAAACCAACATCAGCTACGGCGCCATCCAAACCACCTTGCAGGACCTCGGCATCACCGAGGAGCCCACACCTCGCCACGTGAGCGAAGCGGTGGTGCACATCCGCCGCAGCAAGCTCCCCGACCCCGCCGAAATCGGCAATGCCGGTTCGTTCTTCAAAAACCCGGAAATCTCGCAGCACAAGTACGACGAGCTGAAAGCGCAGTACCCCGACTTACCTGGCTACCCCGTACCCGGCGGCGTGAAGGTGCCCGCGGCTTGGCTAATTGAGCAGTGCGGCTGGAAAGGCCTCCGTCGCGGCCCCCACGGCGTCCACGACCGGCAGGCGCTGGTGCTCGTCAACCACGGCGGCGCCCAAGGCCAGGACATCCGCGACTTAGCCTTCGAAATTATTACCTCGGTGCGCGAGAAATTCGGGATAGAGTTACATCCCGAAGTGAATATTATGTAGCGGGATTTCGCATGAACGTCATAATCGGTACTGGTATGGCACTGTGATGCTGAGCTCGCCGAAAATCGAATGTGGTGAGGTTACCAACGCCACCAAAACGCTCGATGCTGAGCGCAACGCAACGAAGTAACTAACTTGAAATCGTTGCAATGGCATTGTCATGCTGAGCGGAGCCGAAGCATCTTGCTCGGATCGTTGAATTAGTTTGGTAGCATCAGCACGCGAGATGCTTCGACTCCGCTCAGCATGACGGATAGTTTTGCGATGTTAGCAAGCCAGCTACTTTAACTTCGATCTGCTTTATATGGCGCTTTTTAGGGGTAGACTTTCCATGTTTTCACCTACTCAGCTCAACTTTAATTCCAGTAAAAAGAGCATCTTTAAGCTTGGTTTTCTACCATAATTCCAGGCTTACCTCCCTTTTGCTCTTTTTGCCTATATGAAGAACTTTACCCTTGTGGCCTTGCTGCTTGGAACTGCCTCGATGCGGCCCGTTCAGGCTCAAACCGTTACTACCATTGCTGCGGCCCGCACCGCTGGCGTTGGGGCTACCGTTACAGTGCGCGGCGTCGTTACCAATGGTGCTGAGCTTGGCGTAATTCGCTATCTGCAAGACGGTACGGCCGGTTTGGCAACATACTCCACTTCGGCGGCGGGCTTCGATGCCCTCGTGCCCGGCGACAGTATACAGATCAGCGGTACGTTGAAAAACTTCAGTGGCTTGCTGGAAATGGACCCTGTTGCTTCCGTGACGGTTCTGGCCAAGAATCGTGCAGTTCGACCCGCAGTTACGGTAGCAGCAGCCAATTCAAGCAGCGTTTTCGCCGAAGCCTACGAGGGTCAGCTGGTTCGTATTACCGGCAACACGCGCCTGACCACCACGGCGGGCGGTTCGTTTTACACGTTTTCAGGCAACACCAATTACTTGCTCAACGGTACGACCAACGCCATCGTGCGTCCTAGCGTTTCGTCGACTGGCCCCAACGGTGTGGTAGGCAAAATTGCCCCAAACGGCAATTTCGATGTGACTGGTATTATGAGCCAGTTCAGTACGACCGGTACGGGCGGCTACCAGTTCGTTCCTCGGCTCTACTCCGACTTTGGCCTCGGCAATACGCCCAACGTCGTGGGCGCGCCGTCGGTAACCAACATCACTACTGCCGGCTTCACCATCAACTTTCCGACTCAAAACGCTGGCGACGCTCGCGCGGAGTATGGCCTAACGCCTACCACGCTCACGCAGCAAGTAAACAGCAGCACTGTGGGCACGCAACATACGTTGTCGATCAGCGGCTTACAGCCTGGCACCATCTACTACGTGAAAGTAAGCTCAAGCAATGCCAATGGCCGCTCGGAACTAGGTGCTGTACCTATGATTACGGCCTCCTCGTCGTCTGGCAAGATGCGCAGCTACTTCAACAACCCGGTGAATACCACCCCGGCGTTGCCCGGCAACAATGCCGTGTACCTGCCCAACGGTACTATTGCCGACACGCTGGCTCGTTACATCAACCTAGCGCAGCAAACGCTCGATATTGCCATCTACAACTGGAACAGCCCTGTAATTCTGAGTGCCGTGAATGCGGCCAAAGCACGCGGCGTACAAGTGCGAGTCGTATCGGAAGGCGGCAACAGCAACGTGAGTCTGGCTGGCTTGAATTCCTCTATTCCGCGCGTGGCCCGCAACACCCAGACGGCTATCATGCACAACAAGTTTGTGGTGATTGACGCCAATAGCACCGAGCCTAACCGCCCGTGGGTCTGGACTGGCTCTACCAACTGGACTCCGGCGCAGCTTGCCTCTGACCGCAACAGCGCCATTGCCATTCAGGATCAAAGCCTGGCGCGCGTTTATACCCTAGAGTTCAACGAAATGTGGGGCAGCGGCACCAGCGGTACCACCCGGTTCGGCTCCGCCAAAACCGACAACACGCCCCACTACCTAAGCATTGCCGGCAAACCAGTAGAATCGTGGTTTTCGCCCACCGACAACGTGCAGGAGCACCTGATCCAAACTATTCAAACGGCCAACAACGACCTGCACGTAGCCACCATGCTCATCACGCGCGGCGAAATTGCCGATGCCATTCGCAACCAGGTGCAAGCGGCCAACATCACCGCCTGTTCCAGCGTGCTGCTCGATGATGAACCCGACTCGCAGGCTGGCGTTGTAGCCACCCTGCGCTCGGCCCTCGGTGCCCGCGTGCTGTTCGATGCGGTGCCCGGCACCATGCACCACAAGTACGTGCTGGTTGATGCCCGCTCCTCGCAGTCAGACCCGACGTTGTTTGTTGGCTCGCACAACTGGAGCGCCGCCGCCAACACCGAAAACGACGAAAACACGCTCATCATCCACGATGAGCGCATGGTAAATCAGTATTACCAAGAGTACTTCCAGCGCATCGTCGACCAGAATGCCCCCGGCGTAGCGCCTTGCAACCTGATTTTGGCCAACAAGCAGGCCAGCATCCAGAAAAGCACCGTGCAGATCTATCCGAACCCAACCCACGGTTCCTTTGCGGTGCATCTTGCAGCCAACATGGCCCGCACAGCTACCATTACGCTGCGCGACGCAACCGGTCGCGTGGTGCTCGAGCAGAATCGCCCGATGAATAGCCAGGAAGTGACAGTTGATGCTTCGGCACTCCACGCCGGCCTCTATCTGGTGCAGATTGTGACGCCCGAAGCCACGCAACTAAGCCGCGTCGTGGTGGAGTAAGCAATACCCGTATACAGCAACAAAAAGGCCGTTTCTAGTTAAGAAACGGCCTTTTTGTTGCTGTATAGTTTCTACTTCTTCCACCGCCGCTCGCGCCACTGCTGTTGCTGCGCTTCGTCCTGAAACGTCCAGGCTACAATGCGGCTGACTTTCTGGCCCTGGCTCATATTGATGGTTTTCACGTCCACGGCGTTGGCTTGCTTGAGAAAGTGGTAAGCACTCGGCAACGTTTCCTTTTTGGAAATCAGGGACGTGAACCACAGCACCCGCGTGGCAAGCGGTACGCTTTGCTCCACCATGCGCCGCACAAAAGCTTCCTCGCCACCTTCGTACCAGAGCTCGGTGTTTTTGCCGCCAAAATTGGGCGAAGGCTCCATCGATTGCGCATGCCCTAGGTTGCGAGCTTTACGCAGGTTACTGGCCGCCGCTTCCTCGGCCGACGCATGAAACGGCGGGTTGGAGACCGTCAGATCAAACTCTTCCCGCGGCTTTACGATGCCCTCGAAAATATCTTCCACGTGATTCTGTAACCGAAAATCGATGCGGCCGGCTAGCCCCGGGTTGGCCGCCACCATGTGCTTGGCCGCCCGAATAGCCACCGGGTCAATGTCGGCCCCAACGAAGCGCCAATTATACTCCCGCGTCCCGACGATGGGGTACACACAGTTGGCCCCCACGCCTATGTCCAGCACGTGCACCGACTTGCCACGCGGCACTTCTCCCCCGTTGCTAGCTGCCAGCAGGTCGGCCGCGTAGTGGATATAGTCGGCGCGGCCAGGAATGGGCGGGCATAGGTAGCCCGCCGGAATGTCCCAGAACTGCACTCCGTAAAACTGTTTCAGCAGGGCTTTATTCAGCGCTTTCACAGCGGCCGGATCCGCAAAGTCTATGCTTTCGTCGCCGTGTGCGGCGCGGGTCACAAAGGGGGCAAGCTCGGGGCTCGACGCCAGGAGTTGAGGAAAATCGTAGCGGGCGGAAAGGAGGTTGCGAGAATGCAAAATGAGAGAAGAAAAGAATAAAAAACGTGAATAGCAGTCCAGCTAAGCTGGTAGCGTCTGGTTTCGGTGACGCCATTTGGCTACAGCACCCAGGAGCACCGAAAAAAGCAGAATAACCAGCAGCACCAACAAGCTATTCACCAGCACCTGCCGATACCCCAAGGCCCCGACATTCACAAACGGATACGGGTAGAAGTTGGCCATCGACCCGTGCAACAAGGTGTACGCCAGGTAAGCCGCCGGATAAATCAGCCAATAGGGCAAGGTTTGCAGCCGCACAGGCTTCGTGGAAACAAACCAGAGCCAGTAGCAAAGCATGTACAAAGGTACGAGCCCATGAATGATGTTGTCGGCTACGCGGCCCCATTCGTCCAATGGCACCAACCCGCGCAGTACCGTTTGGTACACCACGCCAACCACCAAAATGTACACCGTAACGGCCGTGCCCACTTCAGGACGGGAAGCAAAGCGCGTTAGTCCTGTGCTACTGCCCGTACTAGCAGCTAGCAAATACAGCACGACCAGCGCATTGGTGAGAATGGTGAAGTAGCTAAAAAAGC contains:
- the rlmF gene encoding 23S rRNA (adenine(1618)-N(6))-methyltransferase RlmF, giving the protein MHSRNLLSARYDFPQLLASSPELAPFVTRAAHGDESIDFADPAAVKALNKALLKQFYGVQFWDIPAGYLCPPIPGRADYIHYAADLLAASNGGEVPRGKSVHVLDIGVGANCVYPIVGTREYNWRFVGADIDPVAIRAAKHMVAANPGLAGRIDFRLQNHVEDIFEGIVKPREEFDLTVSNPPFHASAEEAAASNLRKARNLGHAQSMEPSPNFGGKNTELWYEGGEEAFVRRMVEQSVPLATRVLWFTSLISKKETLPSAYHFLKQANAVDVKTINMSQGQKVSRIVAWTFQDEAQQQQWRERRWKK
- a CDS encoding Pr6Pr family membrane protein: MAEKSYKTTFAAVGAVLGITGIALQFYLTYTNRQLPAVEMVIRFFSYFTILTNALVVLYLLAASTGSSTGLTRFASRPEVGTAVTVYILVVGVVYQTVLRGLVPLDEWGRVADNIIHGLVPLYMLCYWLWFVSTKPVRLQTLPYWLIYPAAYLAYTLLHGSMANFYPYPFVNVGALGYRQVLVNSLLVLLVILLFSVLLGAVAKWRHRNQTLPA
- the murB gene encoding UDP-N-acetylmuramate dehydrogenase yields the protein MAPTLEHDISLRPYNTFNLDVKARLFARFTSTEELRALLALPEVQQAERLILGGGSNLLFTKDFDGVVLKNEIRGLEIIGQDEDTALVRAGAGESWHGLVQYTLDQELSGIENLSLIPGTVGAAPLQNIGAYGAELKDTFEELEALETATGQLRTFSVEECGFGYRESVFKGPLKNQYIVTSVVLRLHRRAQTNISYGAIQTTLQDLGITEEPTPRHVSEAVVHIRRSKLPDPAEIGNAGSFFKNPEISQHKYDELKAQYPDLPGYPVPGGVKVPAAWLIEQCGWKGLRRGPHGVHDRQALVLVNHGGAQGQDIRDLAFEIITSVREKFGIELHPEVNIM
- a CDS encoding phospholipase D-like domain-containing protein — its product is MKNFTLVALLLGTASMRPVQAQTVTTIAAARTAGVGATVTVRGVVTNGAELGVIRYLQDGTAGLATYSTSAAGFDALVPGDSIQISGTLKNFSGLLEMDPVASVTVLAKNRAVRPAVTVAAANSSSVFAEAYEGQLVRITGNTRLTTTAGGSFYTFSGNTNYLLNGTTNAIVRPSVSSTGPNGVVGKIAPNGNFDVTGIMSQFSTTGTGGYQFVPRLYSDFGLGNTPNVVGAPSVTNITTAGFTINFPTQNAGDARAEYGLTPTTLTQQVNSSTVGTQHTLSISGLQPGTIYYVKVSSSNANGRSELGAVPMITASSSSGKMRSYFNNPVNTTPALPGNNAVYLPNGTIADTLARYINLAQQTLDIAIYNWNSPVILSAVNAAKARGVQVRVVSEGGNSNVSLAGLNSSIPRVARNTQTAIMHNKFVVIDANSTEPNRPWVWTGSTNWTPAQLASDRNSAIAIQDQSLARVYTLEFNEMWGSGTSGTTRFGSAKTDNTPHYLSIAGKPVESWFSPTDNVQEHLIQTIQTANNDLHVATMLITRGEIADAIRNQVQAANITACSSVLLDDEPDSQAGVVATLRSALGARVLFDAVPGTMHHKYVLVDARSSQSDPTLFVGSHNWSAAANTENDENTLIIHDERMVNQYYQEYFQRIVDQNAPGVAPCNLILANKQASIQKSTVQIYPNPTHGSFAVHLAANMARTATITLRDATGRVVLEQNRPMNSQEVTVDASALHAGLYLVQIVTPEATQLSRVVVE
- a CDS encoding cation:dicarboxylate symporter family transporter, translating into MKKLITNLTFWVLTAIVAGALLGHFAPATAVEMDVLGKSFINVVKLFINPIIFLTITLGISSMGDLKKVGRVGGKALLYFEIVTTLALIIGVGVAHVIQPGAGVTTSNLNGQAVGQYTKQAGSFSWLQFLADNLTLQVLLVSIVLGMLLSRYSGRQVIIDKLNVASKYVFKGLHFVMVFAPIGAFGGMAYTIGKYGVATLIPLAKLMATVYITMALFVFIVLGAILRYCGIRMLSFLNYIKEELLIVLGTSSSEAGLPGLMEKLERMGCAKPVVGLVVPAGYSFNLDGTTIYLSLATIFLAQVFGVELTVGQMLTIIGILMVTSKGAAGVTGSGFVVLASTLTAVKVIPVEGLALLLGVDRFMSEARSITNFIGNGVATIFLSHNEGALNHAQAALVLSGNTTVSASAESMPDSATSVSNLPVEAEPAKIPTRK